The genomic window GAGCAAAACATTGACTACGAGAAACAGCTTTtaccctttctttcttttcttttcttttttttttttttcagtgaaGGATTCTGTAAACAGCAAGTCAGCAATGTTTTCTGTGCCGCATGAGCAAATAAGACCTTAAAGCTTGTACTTTTGCAATAAAATCTAGCCTAATTTCTAGTTCTTGATTTGTCTATTGCTTATATTGTCTATTGATtgttaatttttttgggcatcattgtCTATTGATTCTGATTTGGTAGTATGGGATTCTGAAATTTGGTTAATTGTCCTTTAGTTTTGCTGGAACTTCTTTTATTAATAATATCGTAGGACATGGGTTGAGAACTAATATAGAAATGCTTTTTTAATAAATAGCttattctgtttttatttttcttttctttttgggtATTGCCTATTTTGTTATTCAGTAAaccaaaaatgctatttgtagaATATAAACTCTCCAGTCTCCACAACTCTTGTATGTATGGAGTATTTGAGTATAATCCTTTGTCAACTTCAGTTATTTGTATTTTCATGGATCTTCCTTGTTCAAACTATAGATTagtataatggaaaacaaaaccTATATATACTTGGCCTTAAATTTCACATTCACTAATATACATATTTTGCATTCCTTTAGTACTGAAGAAACTAATTAGCTTTCAATAATAATGCACTGAATAATGTATATACATAAATTGGCAAACATAGATATTACTAACTAGCAAGAGGAGTACCTAAATTTATGTATTCAGCGAAAATATTTGAAATGGATATTATCTTttagaatattatttttatattatattaatttacCTAATTATATAAAAAACACATTTACAAGAATCGTCTAATATAAAGATAATACCGTATATAGTAGTATAGTAGCTTGATCTTAACTATAACAAACATAGATAAGAATTTCTCTCCAAACACTAATTGAGAAGGTGGTGGAGAGGGACTGATTTAGTATATCTACAATGAGGATATAGCGAATGATACGTGGATAAATATTGTTGTGATACGAGGTATAATTATACATGTCAGTATGTTACGTGTAATTGGTCAACACATCATCATATTATTATACGTGGTCAAATCATAAAGTAACATGTGTCACTAACAGTCTACGTTATCAAGTTATGTCATCTTACCGTTAATGAAAAAtgggtcagggactaatatgaTACACTGTTATCAACTTTTATCAATTTTAGGGACGTAATTGATGCAATTAGAATTTTAATGACGATTTTAATGCAAGATACCAATCTCAAAAATCATTTTAGAATTTAACTCCACATTTGTGCTTAACTTTAGAGAAAGTTTAAGAGTTAATCTTTTGGATCCACATCtttttttatactattaaaattttataataaaattactattttaatatttaaagtgtAAGCNNNNNNNNNNNNNNNNNNNNNNNNNNNNNNNNNNNNNNNNNNNNNNNNaacataacaaaaaattaatcacttaatttatgtatatgttaattaaattaattctttCATTTGTGAACCTTTAATATAATAGTATTTGGATATCAGtctcttgaattttgttgaaGCTTTTAATTTTATTCCAAGCCTGAAATCATTTGATCTTGCATATAAATTTTATCAGAACTTTTATAATGCCAGGTGCATATAATATATAAGTAGAAATTAATGTGATTTTTTAATATCTATGAAAAATATACtatttgtttctatttttaaTAGTCATGACAtatgaaaacataaaaaaaaattgtattcgTTAAAACTTAAGTGACAATTTTATATTCGAAAGAATAAATGTCATCTTAAATATAAAAATCTTTTCACTAATATTACATTTTAATAAGACTTTCACTTAAATAAATTTATCTTGTGATAATTAATCTAGTACTGTTACAAAGACCCGTTGaactattaatatttttaataagcaTTACAGGATACCCTTATTTAAAGCAAAGATCATGATTTGGAAGTTTAAGAAATTTAATACTTATAAAAAATTCGAGTGCgtacattgatgatatactattgttagctcttttttttttaaggaaggtAAATTCGAATtgaaataaacttttttttagtCATTTTCATTTAAAGTTAGCATTTAATTATTTACTTGTTCAACAACATTTATTATTGGAGTCAAAATAACACGATTATAAAAATATCTCAAATTTGTGAAAATTTTCGAATAATCACTATATATATCaccaaaatttatattaaaaatttgagTGATATAAGAATTACACTGTTTATTTTCTAATGAGCAACTCTTTCATCTCTCAAATCAAGAATCCATTATATAAAGAattaatgatttgaaattaaatgtGCCGTAAGAGAATCATTTAAAATAAAAGTTAGGGACAATCCTTGAATTTACTTCTTAAATAGCCAATATTCACACAACTAATTACTAATAACTTGTTATTTCTTACTAGGAttcaaataattatattaaaactacCAATGTCGTTTATTATAAaatcttcaaaaatattttattttggcaTATTGTCACACACAATTTGATAAAGATAGTATTCTCTATCCCTTTAAAATCTTCCTTTCTAATTTTGACCATGCTTTATCCTTATCATGGTACCTATATATTACACACATTATTAATTTGCAAACTCACTTGATGTTTCTAATTTATTGTAGCATAACAATCAAATTTTGGCACGGAAAATAAGCATTTTTACTTCAAGaactaatttttctatttttgccatatatttatattaattatgcaTGTTTACTTAATACATGATACAAGATTATTAagtcaatgagttataactcaaatgacatagtctcctcATATTCATCTAAGAGTTCGCAGATTTAAGTCTccttatctttagtaaaaaaaaaaagaatgatacAAGATTATTAATCACATCATTGTGATCACATTTCTAAGCTCAATATATATATGATAAATATATCATTATCCAATTTTTATATGTTTTCCGCGAACCTCTTTTAAGTAGAATCTCTTTCAAATGAATAAACTCAATCACGCACCCGCATGTATCCGCGGACCTCTTTTAAGCAGAACCTCTTTCAAATGAATAATGTATGTACATAATAGATACAACACAAATTTTAGTAAAACTATTGTGTATCTCCCTAAAGCTACATGTCAAGCGCTTAGAAACTAAATAGTTACATGTATGTTTATACATTACATCAGAAAAAATTGTGTCACAACAATACTACTATGTGTTGAAGCCACATGAACTCACCAGTTCAACGGAATCTTTCTTGAAAGGTACAGTTTATCAATGTATTCTATAACTGGAGTTGCAGCATTGATGTACCTTTTCATCTTCGTCTCAGCAGACTTCTCTGGAGTACCATTCATGCACAACAACTCAGTTCTCTTTAAAAGATAGAATGCCACAAGAAAATAATATCTAATCTAAAAGGTttgtttgggtgagtttttaagagaaaatcttttttcgagttatctttttttaaaagatcttatgaaaaaattaaagtaattttatgttcggatatctcatgcaaaatgacttttttatctatcaattatgtttgagtATAACAATATAGAagtactttttgtttatttattatgtaaaaaacatctttttttaatgGTACCCAAACAAACACTCAAATAGTAATTATTGCTTCACACAGCCACACAGGCATTGATCATTTTGATGTGGCCAAAAACAAAAATGATGCAACAAGCTACCTGTTTCATTGAGCCTCAAGAAAAGCTGGTCTCTTGTTGGAAGTGTATACATCCCAGCATGCACAGCTGTTCTTACTGCCCATGTGTGATACGGTGCACAAATCTGAGCGTACGCACTTGAAGCTATTTCTTTCAGACAGCTATCGCTGAAAACGCCAAATGACAAATCAATTGTTAAATTGGATAATTCAATTCAGCATCACAAATGATATACACAAGAAAGATCAAAGATGCCATACTCAGTTGCCAGAAGTTGTTCGAATATAGCTCTGACGAGATCAACACCCTGGCGAACTCTGCGCAAATTACGCGAATAACTTCCCGGGGATTTAACCGTTTTGCTAGCGACATCAACTTCAATTACATCCTTCAGAGTGCCACACGCCGGTGATGCTTCCATAAGTCCTTCTAGCTGACCGTACGAATCATAATATTCATAGCATTGTTACAAAGCAATCAAATATACaacaaaatttttgaattattccGAAAGGGAAGGAAATGAACCTTGGCGACGTATTCCAATTCGGCGAATTTGAAAGCAAAGCCGAGACAATTGAAGAGAACAGAGACGAAAGAGCAGGCTTCGTAGAAGGCGTCCAAGGGAAGGTCACCACGGTTGAGGAGTTTGGCGAGGTGTTCAAAGGCCTCGGCAATGGCGGAGAGAGGACTTGAAGTCGTCGCCGCCACCACCGCAGGATCGGGTAGTTTAACGATGCTGGTGCTGCTATTGTCCATGATGACCTCAACGCCATTCATCATTATCGCTACTCAGTCCAAACGCCTTCTTTTCCAAAAGGTTCAAACAAGAGAATCGTTGAAATGTCAAGAAAAGAAAGGAGTTGCGGGATGGAATAGGAACTTTCCGCTACGAACGCGCCTTGCCTTTCCTTCATTCAAAAActcaatttccttttcttttccgTTTGACGCCACATCACACGAGACGTCAACCGCTGGTAACTTCTCGCgacttttcgttttttttttttttctctttttgggcTCCTATTGAACGGATCTCAAAGCCCACCTTCTTTCTAAGAGTGATcttgaccaaaaaaaaataaatcttaagAGTGATTAATACCAAAATTAATCATGATAATAATAATCTCATCATACAACCGTGACATAAATTTTTATCCTTTTCTAAATAATACCCCATTAATATTTTGGGCTTCAAGTATCACCTCTCAGAATTtgttgttatatttttgttttttttttttctaataaagTATATTGCAGTTCATTTGTAGGGCTGCACacggatcggatcagatcggatatagcctaaaattctatccgatccgccatagttgtcagaaccgaactggtgatcgaaccggtcaggtcactggtttattggttcaaccggtgggtcactggttgaaccgatagAACCGGTCgtacgtaaataaaaaatataaaatagtaaaaaattgaataaagtgaCAATTATGTCCATCCTTAAAATTTTTTACTTCAAATTAATTAGcccttgaaaaaaaataaaatatcaatttGGTTCTTCAAGATAGTAAACGATGAACACATTACGTCCCTCCATTAATTTTTCATGTGAAATTTAGTGGTGATGCTTAGATGTCCCTACTAATTAGTCTTAAGTCGAAATCTTCGAAGACCTACTAACTCAAtactctaaaaaatttaaaataaatatctttactaacattttaatatgtaaatgtaaatattaaaatatttgatacttattttaataattctataaattctaaagaattaaaaaaaattgagtataaaactaaaattaaattaaataaatataaaataattcagttgtgtatatatataatatataaaataattagcaCATAAATTTCTAAATGAACACACCAGCTTGGTGGCATTCCTTATCCTTGTTTAACAAGGGGACAAGGGTTTGAAACCCATTGCATACATTTTTGAATATTGGACCGGCCGGTTCACGGATTGTATCGAACCGGCCGGTTTTGGCCGGTTTGCTCCGGTTTGTGACGAACCGTCCGATTTTAAACGGTTTGCTTCCTTCTTCGGTCCAAAGCTAAGACCGAACCGGCTGGACCACCGGTTCACCGGTTTTCCGTctggtcgaaccggccggtccggtccggttcttacaactatgcGATCCGCACTGcactcatcggatcggatcggatacgatatccgcattttttttaggccggatccgatccgatccgatccgcatacttgcggatcggatatcgggtatatccgcataattaaaaaaaaactattttaagattctatttgactatttttacaaaaaaaatccaaaaaattcatttttttatctgtttaagcctatttactcctaaaatattatcaataatagttcttttgaataacaaaaataaaataataacacaagatttaagtttaattattctaagttgaagtacaacataaaaaattaaaaacaaaatatcataaaattcataaataacacactaaaattcatatcacattagggtttattttcttaaactatgctatttatatgtgaTGTGCGGATATGCAGATTTGCGGATAGGATCCGCGGATATCACTGCCAAATCTGCAATCCGATCCGACCATAGTGCGGATCCGATCCGATAGCTAtacggatcggataatatccgcaaaattcggatcggatgcggataattaccgcggatatgcggatattatccgatccatgtgcagccctaTTCATTTGCATCGTTCTCCGATTTACACTCCCTAGTTTTCTTCCAAATAAACAGATCAATATGGGCGTAAGCCCCTCTAAAttaccaaaaacaaaaacaatattgGGTTTGATTTGCATCATTTTCAAGTTTACACAATCATTTTCTTCCAACAGACCAACAAAAGGGACCAATCAGTTATCTTTCCAAACTTAATTTTTATCCTTTTTGTTACAGATAAGTCTGTCAAACACCGTAtaccaaaatt from Arachis ipaensis cultivar K30076 chromosome B09, Araip1.1, whole genome shotgun sequence includes these protein-coding regions:
- the LOC107618349 gene encoding ACD11 homolog protein-like isoform X1, with the translated sequence MMNGVEVIMDNSSTSIVKLPDPAVVAATTSSPLSAIAEAFEHLAKLLNRGDLPLDAFYEACSFVSVLFNCLGFAFKFAELEYVAKLEGLMEASPACGTLKDVIEVDVASKTVKSPGSYSRNLRRVRQGVDLVRAIFEQLLATDDSCLKEIASSAYAQICAPYHTWAVRTAVHAGMYTLPTRDQLFLRLNETAFYLLKRTELLCMNGTPEKSAETKMKRYINAATPVIEYIDKLYLSRKIPLNW
- the LOC107618349 gene encoding ACD11 homolog protein-like isoform X2, translating into MMNGVEVIMDNSSTSIVKLPDPAVVAATTSSPLSAIAEAFEHLAKLLNRGDLPLDAFYEACSFVSVLFNCLGFAFKFAELEYVAKLEGLMEASPACGTLKDVIEVDVASKTVKSPGSYSRNLRRVRQGVDLVRAIFEQLLATDDSCLKEIASSAYAQICAPYHTWAVRTAVHAGMYTLPTRDQLFLRLNETEKSAETKMKRYINAATPVIEYIDKLYLSRKIPLNW